The following DNA comes from Methanosarcina vacuolata Z-761.
AACCTGACAGGGCAGGTCAGGAACATGTGATGGTAAACTTGTGGACGACCTGAGCCACGTCACCATTCCAGCTGTTCAAAAACGTGAAAACGAAAAATTACGGCAGGTTGATAATTACGGCAGGCTGATGAGACTTTGCAGATCAGTAGAGCCAGAAGGAATTAGAGGATATCTCAAGATAAAGAAGACTATCTAAAGAAGACTATCCTCGAATTTTCTATTTTTTATCGCGGAATCGCTCATTTATTGCTTTCACTCTGGCTTTTGGATTGCCTGATTGTATGCGAGATTACTATTTCCGCAAGTTAAGAATCTCTATAAATCAACGAACTCACTCATTCCAGGCCCCATTTCTTCCTGAACTCGAGCTTCTGCTGGCTATTCATCCAGTGGCTGCCGTCACAGTAGGGCTTGTTTTCTGACTTCCCGCAGCGGCAGAGGGTTACTCTGTTCCGGGATTCGTACATGCTGCCATCAGCAGATTCGATGGGGACACCGCCTCTAACCCAAAGGGGGCCTTCACAACCTTTTTGTTTGTCGTGAACCAGTACAATAGATGGTTCAAATTCTTTTTCAAAGGGTTTGCCTGTCTTCTTGTCCCACAGGACCAGCCGTCCCGACGGGCAGATCATGGCTTCCTCTATGGCGGTTTGTCTGGCTTCCGGGTCGTCTGATTTTTGTATGAGATTCCTTATTCCGCCAGACCGCTGGCAGAAACGGGAATGATCGCAGAGCTCGTAGGCATCGGTGAGTTTTAGATCAGGACCTTCAAAAGCTTCCGCTTTTTCCAGGTAAGGCTTTCTGCTGGCTGTTTCGCTACCGTTAAAACCGATCTTGCGGTGGGTCCCATCACAGAAGGGCTTGTTTTCGGATGAGCCACAGCGGCATAAAATATAGGCTTCCCGCTGAGGGTATTCCTTTATATCAATTAATTCTCTTGTGTGGCCGGCGTCATCGGTGACAATTACCTGTTCTAAAAGCGGCACTCCACCTGTAACCCGATATGGCCCGTCTTTGATTATCTTAATCCTCATTTCTTTCTCATTGGCTGCCATAATTATAATTCCCCATTACCTCTTATAATGCAGTACTGGATGTTTAGTTTGACTATTCGTCTCTTTGATTATTTCTATTGTTTTCCGATTCATACTGTCTCCAATAAGAGGGCCTGTAATAGGATTGATCAAATCCTCAACCAGGCAATAAGATGGTTACTGCTGCGGACATATTCGATAGCTATCAGCTCAACTGAGGGTTTCAAGACTAAGAGAGAGGGATCAGAGACAAACGATGATTACGGATTTCTAAATCTCATTTCTCCACTGGAGATAAAATAAAGTTTATCAAGTCCAAGGGTGCTGGGTGAAATAAAAAATCTTTTAACTTTTTAAAACATATATAGAAATGTGAACAATGAAAGTGCAATCATTGGCTCTGGCACAGGAGAAGTAGTAGTAGGAAAAGCAGTAGTAGTTTCGAGTCATGTTGTAACATTATATGGGATACCGGTTGTTTACATTGTCATTGTAGCATTATTTGTATTATTTGGTTTATATTTATACTGTAGGATGACAAGAAAAGAAAGACACTGTATGAGTAAATCGAGTTACTTAAAATTGTTTTTTGCTTTGTTTATCCCGCTATTCTTATATAATTTGTACAATATTTATAATAGTTCATGGTTTTTCAATCCCTATACCAAATCATGGTGTAATAATTTCTGGTTTACTAATCCTATTTTTTTTATTATAAGTGCAAGTGTTGCATCTATATGGGAATCTATCTTTCCGTATTTATTCATAACTCTGAGTATATTAGTAATAAACTGCTATCGTAAACCAGATTAGAGAGAGTCTTGAAATTAAACTTTTATTGCAAAAACATTTGTTTAGTCTGTCATACACGGATATAACGCTAATAATTTCAACGGTGAAAAATAGGAGAGTTTTAGGTGTAAAGACCCCGCAGTGCCTTATTTACTCTGAAGAAGTTATCAAATCTCTGTTTAATTAACTATCTTAAACTTCCCTCCACGTCCGCATGCTCACGAAGGGAGTAGATATCGGACGGTCACTGGCAAAAAAGAAGAAAAAGCAGTAGAGAAGGGAAAAATGCAAAAATCCTTTAAAAAACAGCATCAAAAGACACAATCCTCGAATTGGTTTATTCCCTACACGAGGGAGAGTTAAGGTAATTAAAAAAGCGTTATTCGCGGTGTAGCCAGAGTGTTCGTGCTGATTCAAAAGAGCACTCTGAGAAAAAATACATGTTGGAGTTTTGATAAAAAGTTTAAAAGAGGATGACTTCACCATTTTTTACATCTAAATATTACTGTTAAAACAAGCATTGCAGCAACAGGTACAATAATTGAAGGGAAATCTGAGAAATTAGTGGTAGATTTACTGATATTTGGAGCAAACTTCTGAATGCATAATATACTATAATCGGCAACATAAACATTACCCGAAGAATCTAAAGCAACACCAAATGGTTCATTAAATTGTCCGTTGCCGGTGCCATACGAACCCCATTGGGTAATATAGTTACCACTGCTATCAAACTTCTGAATACGATTATTGCTTGAATCGGCAACATATACATTGTCCGAAGAATCTACAGCAACACCAGATGGATTTTTAAATTGTCCGTTGCCGCTTCCCGAAGAACCCCATTGAGTAAGGTATCCACCGTTGCTGTCAAACTTCTGAATTCGATTATTATATTGATCGGCAACATAAACATTGCCCGAAGAATCTACAGCAACACCTATTGAACCATTAAATTGTCCGTTGCCGGTGCCTAAAGAGCCCCATTGTGTAAGGTATCCGCCGTTGCTGTTAAATTTCTGAATGAGAGAATTGTGAGGATTGTCAGCATAAACATTGCCCAGAGAATCTACAGCGATACCGGATGTACAAGAATAGTGTCCATATATATGTTCATAGCCGCTGCCATTACAAACCCATTGTGTAAGATATCCGCCAGTGCTGTTAAATTTCTCAATGCGATTGTTGCTTGGATCGACTACATAAACATTGCCCGAAGAATCTACAGCAACACCAGATGGTTCTTCAAATTGTCCGTTGCCGGTGCCATACGAACCCCATTTTGTAAGGAAAGTTCCGTTGCTATCGAACTTCTCAATTCGATCTTTATGCAAAAAGGCAACATAAACATAGCCAGAAGAATCTACAGCAATACTTCTTGGATAACTAAAAACGTTGCCGGTGCCATACGAACCCCATTTAGTAACAAAATTATAAGTCTCAGCATGCGCAACCGAAGCGCTCATCAATCCAAGAAATAATAAAACCAAACAAAACAATATTTTCCCAGAAACATTAACTCGTTGATATTTCATTTTTGAAATCCTTCCTTGTTTTTTTTCATCTACGACCTTTAAAAGTCCAAGCTATGATTAGATATTAAAACTTTCCTTGCTTAATGTGCAATTATATTAAATATTCAAACGGTTGAATATATATAAAAATAATCTAATAGAAAAACAATTGTATAGAGACAGTAAGCTATTTCAATCCACATTTCGACCCCCTGCCAATAGGGGCAAATAATTCCTGTATATTGGCCATTTAATTAATAGGACCTCAACAAAATGGCATATTTGTACCATGAATTTGTACAAAAATGCCAGAATTCGAAATGTGAGTTGAAGGCTATACATATTGAATCTTAATTCTAATTAGAGACTGAATCTTTTTTACGAATTCAGATTTTCAATCAAGAAACCTAGATTCGGCAGGTCGACATAAGGAATTTGAACATTTTTATTGATATCGTTTTTTGAACATTTGATAAATATACATTAGATTTAAAGTTGGTTAACGTGTGGTTCAACTCCCACGACACATATAAATACTGAATCATTTTTCCATTAAAGTTTAGTATGAGAGATTATGTTTGGATCATATGTAAACCGCACAACTGCACATAATAAGGGACCCTCATTTCAAAACCGCAATCAGTAAAAATGATCAGAAATGAAATGTCGACCTGCCTAATCTAGGAAGAAATGCAAAAATCACTATATTTTGGAACAGAGTCGATTAAAAACCCATCAAATTTGAAGAGGATACAATTAATCTGAAACTTCCCTCCACGCCCGCATGCTCATGAAGGGAGCAGGTATCGGGCGGTCACTGGCAAGAAATAAGTAAAAATAGAATAGACGGTTGCCATAAAAAGAATGTTATAACTGACACACTGTTAGCATCATCTATGAGAGCCAGTCTTGACCAGAATAACCGAAAATATTACGACAGGCGGCCTGATAGTCACATGATAGCTACATGATAGCCACATGTAGCCACTGCTGTAGTAATAAATTTGCTGCAGACCGGGCGTATAGCTGTTCAATCATACAGTATTCCATAAAATTATTATGTTAAATCGAGGTCAGGAAATATTAAGAGCCTGTCTTAAAATTAAATTTAATTTTACAGGGACAGGACTTTCGCATTTAACTGAATGATAAATTCCAATGGAAATCTGTTATAGATTATATAAGCAAAACGAGGAGCAAAACGTTATGGAATGGCCTATAACTTCCGGTAACTACGTAATAGGAGACACAAATTCGAGTGTAGCTGTGGTAACTCTTGCCTCTGACTACAAGGAATGGGGACTTAAGAACTATGCAATCTGCGGGACATGTTTTACTGCAAACTTTGGGATTGAAAAGATAATAACCAATGTTCTTGCAAACCCAAACATAAACTACCTGGTCGTCTGCGGAGCAGAAAGCGCCCACTGGGCAGGTCAGTCCTTGGTCTCACTTTCCGAAAACGGAGTTTCCACAATGGCAGGTTCAAGAAAAATAATCGGCTCAAAATCCCCTCTGTCCTACTTAAATGAAATTCCCATGACTGCAATTTCCCGTTTTATCAAGGAACTAAAAATCATAGACCTGATCGGAAATAAAGACCCTGCCACCATCCAGAAGGCAATCGATTCCTGCACCGGCCAGAAAAGAAGCGAAGCTCTCATCGTCTCAATGCCCGAAATAGATGGAAATAGCTGGAAAAAATACGAGCATATAGTAAAAAATAATATGATGTCAAAAATAAAGAAAGGGCAAACAGAGGGTTGCTTTTAATTCTTCAATCTCTTTTTTAAATTTATCTTAAAACTTCTCTCAACGCCCGCATGCTGCAAAGCAGCAGATATCGGGCGGTCGCTGACAAAAAAAGAAATAAGTAGAGAAGCAAAAATCAGAGAAATGTTTTCATTTGCCAGCAAGGAACATTTTGATACACAAATTAACCAATTATGAATTTCCAAATGATGAGATAAAGTTAATTGATATTGATTTTTGTTATTTTTCTATCAAGTTATTGTTTTTCTCTACATCAATCTGATATTGTTTTTCTATCAATTTAATATGATCTTCGTTGTTTTTGTGGATACCCTCATAATATTCTCATAAAAACCAATGTGTTCTTGAATTGAAAATCATCTTATCCATAGGGAATGACGGAAAACCATTAATATTGTTCTGCAACACTATTTTTGCTTTTTTGGGTACTTTGTAGTCTATGGGGTAAGAGTTCTTTCCAGCTACGGTTGAGTTTAGGAAGTGTCCATCTAAGTTACTCATTATCTCAATCTGCCTTCTCTATACAATACCGGTATTAAAAATCTTTAAAAGGATTTTCAAATGGAAAATGACCATAACCCCTACTAAGATTTTGCTCAAAATGATCTTTTGCATTAACGAGTTGAGCAATTAGTCCATTATAATCAGTTTCAAATAATTCTTCAGCAATCTTGTTTCCAAATTCCTCATCATATTTTATTTGTTTAAATGTATCTGAACATCCATACCTTAGATAAACGATAGATTGAGGATACCAAAAATCAAAATATTTTCCTAAAGGGTTAGCCAAAGAATATACATAGTACAATAAATCAACGTCAAGTACTTTGGGTATTATATTAAATTCAAACGGAGTTTCGAAGGTGTCTATTAATTTAAGAAAATATCCCATTCTTGGAACTACAAGCCCTCTTTTTTGATTTATATTTGCTTCTCTTTCGTTTTTCTCTTCAATAAATTTAGCTTGGATATTCCAATCTAAAAGATTTTCAGTTCCATCTCTTTTGAGGTTTAATTTCTTAATTTTCAGCAAAGTGTTTAGACACTTGAATGATTTTCTTGCCAGTAAAAGTGCTCCAACTATTTCCAGCAAAGAAAAATGCAAATAATTTATCATTCCCTCTTTTTTATATCTGTTTTGCGTAACATTCAATGAATGTACTTCTTCAAAAATCGGAATAATATATTTCCAGTATGTATCTTTGTACATAACAATCTGATCAATTAAAAATAAGAAATTCATAAAATAATTTAAGATTTTTACATATCCCTCCCACAAATAATTAAAGTCATTTTCATCCACTTCTTCTAGAGTTGTTTTGATAAACTTGATGAGTTTATTCTTTTCTTCGTCAATAGTTTGTTTGATTCTGACATCTGAATCACTGGCAATCACATTTTTAAATCTTATTTGAGAAACTCTCCCAGAAGTTAGTTCTTTTTCATTTCTTACTAGTTCTACTCTGTCTAACACTTCTTATAAAAAGTCTGATGCACTTGTTATTTCAATAAAACGACCTTCTTGCTTCTCGTTAACTAACTCTTTTATTCCATCACTACATGTGTTATGAATACACCAGTACAGAGTATAACCTTTGAATTTTCTTTTATTGAAAGTGTCTATTACTGCTTTATCCTCTTTATTTCCTGCATACCCTACTACTATTACACCGTGTCTCTCAATAATATCTGAAAAATCTCTTTGGAGATCTTCGTCTAACTGCGACAAGTCTTTTTCAGTATTTCTGATTCTGCCTTGATCTATAGTTCCATGTATTTTATACACGCGACAATATTCTACATTATTCCAAGGTTTACTTGTTAAAACTTCATCCCCATTAGAGATTATAGTGTATTGCCCCTTTAAGCCCACTTCATCCAAAGCTTGTTCTAAGAGAGTATCAAAATTTGTAGTGATTATGAATCTGACAAGTCCTTCTTTTACCCATCTGGCAATCAATTTATGAGATTCACCGAAGGTTTTTCCATTAAACTGTTCTTTCAAAAAAGCTCTTTGTTCTTCAGGTGATGGAAATAAAGATCCAATTATTTCTGAATAAGTTTTATTCTTGTAATTATCCTCATAGTACTTTTCCATTTCCTTATTTGAGTATTCATTAATACCAACTGAGTGTTCTCCATTTTCAAATTCATTTTGAGCTCGTATTTTTCTTAAAGTCTCAATCAGTATATCCCAGCCAGTAGGTATTCCGGCATCTTTAGAGATTCCAGCTCCGCAAAAGAGAACATATCTCTTTTTTTCATCGGCTATATTGTAAGAAAGAGGAATAATATTGTTAATATTCAATAAGTACACCCGTTGAAAGTTCGCTACTATATAACAGTCGTTAAGTTTTAAAGCTAAGTATATTTATTTTTTCGTAACTATTCAGGGTATAGCTAGCGGCGCTCCTTTGAGCGCCGCGAGAATACCCTCTAAAACAGGTAAACCATTCTTTCTTATTGTGGAAATATATGCTCTAATTCTGCAGAAAGCTTCCGCTCCCCGTGTAGTTCTGAAAGTTCCTGATATTTTCTGCTGTAGTTTCATCATCCTGACATCTCTTTCTGCTTGATTATTCTCAAACGGAACTTTCAAGTCTTTCAGG
Coding sequences within:
- a CDS encoding CDGSH iron-sulfur domain-containing protein — protein: MAANEKEMRIKIIKDGPYRVTGGVPLLEQVIVTDDAGHTRELIDIKEYPQREAYILCRCGSSENKPFCDGTHRKIGFNGSETASRKPYLEKAEAFEGPDLKLTDAYELCDHSRFCQRSGGIRNLIQKSDDPEARQTAIEEAMICPSGRLVLWDKKTGKPFEKEFEPSIVLVHDKQKGCEGPLWVRGGVPIESADGSMYESRNRVTLCRCGKSENKPYCDGSHWMNSQQKLEFRKKWGLE
- a CDS encoding 6-bladed beta-propeller, which gives rise to MKYQRVNVSGKILFCLVLLFLGLMSASVAHAETYNFVTKWGSYGTGNVFSYPRSIAVDSSGYVYVAFLHKDRIEKFDSNGTFLTKWGSYGTGNGQFEEPSGVAVDSSGNVYVVDPSNNRIEKFNSTGGYLTQWVCNGSGYEHIYGHYSCTSGIAVDSLGNVYADNPHNSLIQKFNSNGGYLTQWGSLGTGNGQFNGSIGVAVDSSGNVYVADQYNNRIQKFDSNGGYLTQWGSSGSGNGQFKNPSGVAVDSSDNVYVADSSNNRIQKFDSSGNYITQWGSYGTGNGQFNEPFGVALDSSGNVYVADYSILCIQKFAPNISKSTTNFSDFPSIIVPVAAMLVLTVIFRCKKW
- a CDS encoding tetrahydromethanopterin S-methyltransferase subunit A — protein: MEICYRLYKQNEEQNVMEWPITSGNYVIGDTNSSVAVVTLASDYKEWGLKNYAICGTCFTANFGIEKIITNVLANPNINYLVVCGAESAHWAGQSLVSLSENGVSTMAGSRKIIGSKSPLSYLNEIPMTAISRFIKELKIIDLIGNKDPATIQKAIDSCTGQKRSEALIVSMPEIDGNSWKKYEHIVKNNMMSKIKKGQTEGCF
- a CDS encoding SIR2 family protein, translating into MNINNIIPLSYNIADEKKRYVLFCGAGISKDAGIPTGWDILIETLRKIRAQNEFENGEHSVGINEYSNKEMEKYYEDNYKNKTYSEIIGSLFPSPEEQRAFLKEQFNGKTFGESHKLIARWVKEGLVRFIITTNFDTLLEQALDEVGLKGQYTIISNGDEVLTSKPWNNVEYCRVYKIHGTIDQGRIRNTEKDLSQLDEDLQRDFSDIIERHGVIVVGYAGNKEDKAVIDTFNKRKFKGYTLYWCIHNTCSDGIKELVNEKQEGRFIEITSASDFL